AAACTTACTGATTTTCCCATTCTCTCCCTTCTGTCTCTTGGACTCTTCctctgccagctgctgctttctcttCTCAGCTTTGGCCGCCTGCTctttcctggttttgttttcctgatgTCATGAAGCAAAGCACGTCATTTACCACCAAGTACAGCATGTACATAGCAGTTCATCTCCATCATTCAGTGACATGTTaacctcttcttcctcccctaTTAGGACACAGATTATTAAAGGACCACAGGACGGATCCTCCCTGACCTTCAGTGACTTGATGAAAAGTTGTCGGAAAGTCCCGATGGTTCCAAAGAGTTCCTGCAGCGACAGCTGATTAGCGTCTTCACATAAATAGACAGCCAGCTCACTCCTCTTCTTCTCGATCTCAGCGAACCTTTCGGTTAAAGCTTTACACGCCTCCAAACATTCCTGAAACAGAGACATGGGAGGAACTAGGACTGTGGCTGCTACACGTGCGATGCTTCAGGCAGAAAAGCCTCCTACCTCCAGCACCTCTGTGTACTGCTCCTTCACCTCAGCCACAGAGCCGGACACCTTCCTGGACGTGTCGTTGAGCCGCTTCAGCAAAGCGCTGGCCTCCGACTGAACAGAGTCCAGATTAACTCTGTAACAAAGTAAAAAACCTTTGTTATggatctgctgcaggttcaTGGCGAGCGTGAGCAGATGAAGGAGGTTACGCTACCCCGCAGCTTTCTCACAGATCTCGATGTCGTCtggcagcaccagcagctcggTGTGATTCGCCTCCGCTTCCTTCACAGATCAAGCCACACAGTTAGGTCGCTGCCTGTAAACGGGGCCTACGGCGGCCGTGAGCCGGCGTCGTACCTCCAGGATGTGATGGAGCAGCGTGATGCGGCTCTTGTTGGCCTTGGTCTCGGTAAGCTTCAGCAGGGAGCTGATCCTGAAGCCCTCTGCGTTCCCCGTGTGACTCCCCTGGAAGCGGAGCGGCCATTAGAAGCAGCCGACGCAAAATggaagacaaacagcagaggtCCTTACGTAGTTGAGGAAGTTCCCCACGTCGAGAATGAGCCTGCAGAAGCTGGGCAGCAGCGAGCTGGTCCTGAGAGCTGAGGAACGGGTCACAGCGTCAGCACAGACGAcggcagcacaaacacaccgtCAGCACATACTCACACTGACAGGCCTCCTCTACCAGCGCCACCTTGGGCCTGAGCATGTCCAGCACCGATGACGACTCCTCGCACAACAACATGCACTCGATCCTCAGCTGGTAACTGGAGAAAGAAGCCAGGAAGGAGGGTGAACAGGAGGctcgcagcatcagcatcacacgcagcatcagcatcacacgcagcatcagcatcacacgcagcatcagcatcacacgcAGCATCAgatgcagcatcagcatcagatgcagcatcagcatcacatgcagcatcagcatcacacgcAGCATCAgacgcagcatcagcatcagacgcagcatcagcatcacatgcagcatcagcatcacacgcagcatcagcatcagacgcAGCATCAgacgcagcatcagcatcacacgcagcatcagcatcacacgcagcatcagcatcacacgTAGCATCAgacgcagcatcagcatcacacgcagcatcagcatcacacgcagcatcagcatcacacgcagcatcagcatcacatgcagcatcagcatcacacgcagcagcagcgggagctCACCATGGCACAGACAGCAGGGAGGTGTAGAAGCGGTCAACGTTGGCCAGCTTGACCTTCTCCCCTTGGAAGGACTTGAGATTTTCGATCTGAAGCGACACAGGAAGCGTGACTTTCATGTGGAGGACGCGGTTGATGTGAACCGAGACGGATGCAAACCTCGTGCTTCTccggcagcagcttcagaagcTGTTTCAGCACCTCCACGTCGAAGCGGCTGCGGTCTCCGCTCTGGATCATGGCCACGAAGTCCTCATTCGTGCTGGAAGGAGAAGACACACTGCCTGTTACGCGCTGAAGACAGAcctacacacccacacacctgacctttgacctcaccaTTTGAACTGCTTCAAGAATATATTCACATTCAGGTTCTTCTTTGGATCAATAAAGGTAATCTGTGAACAGACCACATCGATCGTTCAGCTTTGAGGAGACGCTTCCTGTGTGGGAGGACGGAGGGCGCTGACCGGGCTCACCTCTTTAGGCTCCTTCTTGACAGGAGCAGCTGCCCCCTTGTCTTTGGGCTCCGTCACCGGCAGACAGAACAGCTGCTCGATGCTGCTGTAGTCCGGCTCCCGAGGAGGCGGCTCCTTCTGCACCGAGGCCCACATGGACTGACCATCTGTGGAGGACAGCCACCGCTCACAGGCTCATCCTCAACGAGGTGAAGGAGCTTCAGCTACTCACCTGTGACGGCTCGGAGTTTCTGCCAGTTGAGCTTCTTCATCCGCAGGGTGGGACACCGGCTCGCCTTGGAGGGTGCGCCGCACCCGAGGGTCTGGCTGCTCTGAGCCACTATCATGCCtggcggagggggaggcggaggcggcATGCCGGGTAagggaggaggcggtggaggcccCCCGCCCACCCCGGGCaggggcggaggtggaggaggcacaCCTGGGCCACCGGGAaggggcggagggggaggaggcacaCCTGGGCCACCGGGAaggggcggagggggaggaattCCAGGCaaagggggaggtgggggaggaccCCCCAGCATGCcaggcggcggtggaggagggggagggggaggggaggcacACAGGGGCTTCTGACAGGACACAGGCTCCGCCTCCTCGTTGTCCAGTTGATCCAGCCGGGTCTGCACAGACTTATCCACCTTCCGTCGCTGCCCGTCCACCTCACAGCTCCGGCCCTTGGAGAACAGCAGCCGCTGCATGATCCGCTCACACGACTCCATCTGAGCTGAAGCACAAACGCACGGACGTTAGTGGCGCCGCACAAGCAGCCGGTCGCACGGAGACTGCGCCACTTACTGTCCTGTGCCAGCAGAATGGCCCTGTTGGTGATGGTCTCCAGAGCCAGCCAGATGTCGGAGCGGTTGGGGCCCAGaatcagcagcgtctgcaggatggacagcagctggagggaggCCGGGTAGCTGCTCACCTGAGCACACGGGACAACGACGGGACAAGGAGGGGACAAAGACAGGGGGAAAAGACAGGGACAACGACAACGACGGGACAAGGAGGGGACAACGACAGGACAAGGAGGGGACAACAACGGGACAAAGACAGGGGGAAAAGACAGGGACAACGACAGGGACAACGACAGGGACAACGACGGGAACAAGGAGGGGACAAAGGGGGAAAAGACAGGACAAAGACGGGGAAACAAGTGTAAGCAGGCACTCACGTTGGAACGTCTGCCTGTGTAtgagtctgtctgcctgcctgcctgtctgtctgtgtctgcctgcctgcctgcctgcctgtctgctgtcACCTTGTTGAAGAGCGCGCTGAAGACGTCCAGGTGATTGCTCATGTCGATGCCTCCGTACAGTTTGAgcagctcctcttcatcctcagccATCGCTTCTTCAAAGGCTTCACATTGGATGATCAAgtcttcatcctcctgctccctgtgcGTCGCACAtcacatttaaatgtcattttcatttttattggcAGCAACAACAGGAGTCTGTGCTTAAATCAGCCGTTAATGGACACAAAGTGCAGTTACAGTTTTTACTAAAAGCCtcattttactttaatttactaCAGAGAATCAGCTTTGAGAATGACAACAAGATCACATGAACAACAGGAGGAGGGTTTACCTTAACTTTGGCAAAATGTCAAGTAACTGAAGTCCTGCAAAACAATAAGAGAAGACAGTCCTGAGAATCGTAACAGCACTCGATTAACAGATTTGGAAAAAGTCGACCTTAAACAAGGGCCACACGTCTCTGCACAGCAGCACATGTTAGTTTTTAGGACTCAGGAAGTCCCAGGTGAGCAATTACAAAGGAGGCGTGGCCAATCAGCCGCGTGATTGGCAGCTCAGAATCCCTGACACGCGAGTGGGAAACAGGGGTCGTGAATCGTAGTAAAGGAAAGGTTTTCATGGTTCATCCattcttttctgtctgttttttgctGTGACTCcgaatttaaattttaaaattaaaaacttaCTGCAAGTAAGAAAAAGAGGGAACGATGTGTGGAAAAACCACTGTTTAATTTGCTGGATGCTTCTCCTTCACTCACCATAAACACATACGCTGCAACTGACTCCACAGAAGGAAATAATACAGTAGAAGGCAGAGATGACTGATGACTAATGTGCCTCATTGTCAGTGTGACTTAATAAATGTAGTCGTCATGACTGCAGTCATATTGTAAAA
Above is a window of Betta splendens chromosome 22, fBetSpl5.4, whole genome shotgun sequence DNA encoding:
- the LOC114848924 gene encoding LOW QUALITY PROTEIN: inverted formin-2-like (The sequence of the model RefSeq protein was modified relative to this genomic sequence to represent the inferred CDS: inserted 2 bases in 1 codon), which translates into the protein MAEDEEELLKLYGGIDMSNHLDVFSALFNKVSSYPASLQLLSILQTLLILGPNRSDIWLALETITNRAILLAQDTQMESCERIMQRLLFSKGRSCEVDGQRRKVDKSVQTRLDQLDNEEAEPVSCQKPLCASPPPPPPPPPPGMLGGPPPPPPLPGIPPPPPLPGGPGVPPPPPPLPGGPGVPPPPPPLPGVGGGPPPPPPLPGMPPPPPPPPGMIVAQSSQTLGCGAPSKASRCPTLRMKKLNWQKLRAVTDGQSMWASVQKEPPPREPDYSSIEQLFCLPVTEPKDKGAAAPVKKEPKEITFIDPKKNLNVNIFLKQFKCTNEDFVAMIQSGDRSRFDVEVLKQLLKLLPEKHEIENLKSFQGEKVKLANVDRFYTSLLSVPCYQLRIECMLLCEESSSVLDMLRPKVALVEEACQSLRTSSLLPSFCRLILDVGNFLNYGSHTGNAEGFRISSLLKLTETKANKSRITLLHHILEEAEANHTELLVLPDDIEICEKAAGVNLDSVQSEASALLKRLNDTSRKVSGSVAEVKEQYTEVLEECLEACKALTERFAEIEKKRSELAVYLCEDANQLSLQELFGTIGTFRQLFIKSLKENKTRKEQAAKAEKRKQQLAEEESKRQKGENGKIIKKGIVPQNDGCIIEHLLADIRKGFSLRKTRPRCDSESLPSSEMRRDICPPGSSVKSVSDEAAGAATLSTPTKRQTQGHQASTGEVNGFISPSDKAPPAQAAPPPSTPPEEAPPERPASLQVGRHLEKPATAQPEADGGRLPTDGFSQDSTETSVFSPSSLSDCELLEASPGLAPEKPSDVTVNVQITENPVPNKDMHATQTEESHLVDETSRNASLLEETAGRDEGCEEPPHVRATSGPDEVVPEYRSDPGSLVSALSEGVEGWDVTDGSKVEDPPSVSNQPKKRQSLFKRNKKKSNQGNPALKLSNAGLLPRLRGKALLVVFXHFAFYLLCTSYFSLCW